The following are from one region of the Candidatus Poribacteria bacterium genome:
- a CDS encoding T9SS type A sorting domain-containing protein has translation ISQTPTAPAIVQRAAPSPDWVAPLTISLDSGALKTVELGSGSKAQVGFDAYDVGLPPAPPIRSYSEFFAKTDDPVERMSRSILPSNQREATWELSANLAEAGTLRWTAQTLPQGYRIIVELGDERHDLSRDGSMRLDAGKHIFTARLTFTPPSRSRLMANYPNPFNPETWIPFELKESSAVTVNVYDVAGALVRKLDVGYRDSGYYTSRAEAAYWDGRNELGERVASGVYFYELRAGSFRETRRMVIHK, from the coding sequence ATCAGCCAAACGCCGACGGCTCCGGCGATCGTCCAGCGCGCGGCTCCGTCGCCGGATTGGGTCGCGCCGTTGACCATCTCGCTCGACAGCGGGGCGCTCAAGACGGTCGAGCTCGGGAGCGGCTCCAAGGCGCAGGTGGGCTTCGACGCCTACGACGTGGGTCTGCCTCCGGCTCCGCCGATTCGCAGCTACTCCGAGTTCTTCGCCAAGACGGACGATCCGGTCGAGCGGATGAGCCGCAGCATCCTGCCGTCGAATCAGCGCGAGGCGACGTGGGAGCTCTCGGCGAACCTGGCGGAAGCGGGAACGCTCCGCTGGACGGCTCAGACGCTTCCGCAGGGCTACCGGATCATCGTCGAGTTGGGCGATGAACGCCATGACCTCAGCCGCGATGGGTCGATGCGCCTCGACGCCGGGAAGCACATCTTCACGGCGCGTCTGACCTTCACGCCGCCGTCCCGAAGCCGCCTGATGGCGAACTACCCCAATCCCTTCAACCCGGAGACGTGGATTCCCTTCGAGCTCAAGGAGAGTTCCGCCGTCACGGTGAACGTCTACGACGTGGCGGGGGCTCTCGTTCGCAAGCTCGACGTGGGCTACCGGGATTCGGGCTACTACACGTCGCGAGCAGAGGCGGCGTACTGGGACGGTCGGAACGAGCTCGGGGAGCGGGTCGCGAGCGGGGTGTACTTCTACGAGCTCCGCGCGGGCTCCTTCCGCGAGACGCGGAGGATGGTCATCCACAAGTAG